A single region of the Chloracidobacterium sp. genome encodes:
- a CDS encoding isocitrate dehydrogenase (NAD(+)) — MLTVTLIPGDGIGPEVVEAAVRVVEASGVPVQWERFEAGTEVMNKYGTPLPEEVFNSILKNRVALKGPITTPIGAGYTSPNVTLRKRLNLFANVRPAKNLPGVRTRYEGVDLVVIRENSEDLYSGLEHIVVPGVVESLKIITERASLRIARFAFEYAQKHGRKRVTAVHKANIMKLSDGLFLECCRRVARDYPQIEYEELIVDNTCMQLVTRPERFDVMVMENLYGDIISDLCAGLVGGLGLTPSANVGEEGIVVYEAVHGSAPDIAGRNLANPIALILCAAMMLEDQGETAAAERIRHGVYRVLSEGKTLTRDLGGTATTTEITNAIIEAMG, encoded by the coding sequence ATGCTTACTGTCACGCTGATTCCCGGAGACGGCATCGGGCCGGAAGTCGTCGAGGCAGCGGTGCGCGTCGTGGAAGCCTCGGGTGTGCCCGTACAGTGGGAACGGTTCGAGGCGGGCACCGAGGTGATGAACAAATATGGTACCCCCCTGCCTGAAGAGGTTTTTAACTCAATACTCAAAAACCGCGTTGCCCTCAAAGGACCGATAACTACCCCTATCGGCGCAGGTTACACTAGCCCCAACGTGACCCTGCGCAAACGGTTGAACCTCTTCGCGAACGTGCGCCCCGCGAAGAACCTGCCAGGTGTGCGCACACGCTACGAAGGTGTGGACCTTGTGGTCATCCGCGAGAACAGCGAAGACTTGTACTCTGGGCTGGAGCATATTGTGGTGCCCGGTGTGGTAGAGAGCCTAAAGATTATTACCGAGCGTGCTAGCCTGCGCATCGCCCGGTTCGCTTTCGAGTATGCTCAGAAGCACGGACGTAAGCGCGTGACCGCTGTGCACAAGGCGAACATTATGAAGCTGAGCGACGGGTTGTTTCTGGAGTGTTGTCGACGGGTGGCGCGCGACTACCCGCAGATCGAGTACGAGGAGTTGATTGTAGACAATACCTGCATGCAGCTGGTGACGCGCCCCGAGCGGTTCGACGTGATGGTGATGGAGAACTTGTACGGCGACATCATCTCCGACCTATGCGCGGGGCTGGTAGGGGGCTTGGGGCTAACGCCGAGCGCGAACGTTGGGGAGGAAGGTATCGTCGTGTATGAGGCAGTGCACGGCTCCGCTCCCGACATCGCCGGGCGCAACCTGGCGAACCCGATTGCGCTCATCCTCTGCGCGGCGATGATGCTAGAAGACCAGGGAGAAACAGCCGCCGCCGAACGCATCCGCCATGGAGTGTACCGCGTGTTGAGCGAAGGCAAGACACTCACACGCGACCTGGGAGGCACGGCGACCACCACCGAAATCACCAACGCCATCATCGAGGCGATGGGATAG
- a CDS encoding LON peptidase substrate-binding domain-containing protein, translated as MEPLITLPLFPLHAVLFPGMPLPLHVFEERYRQMMRMVLEQDRQFGVVLIREGKEVGGPAIPHRWGTVARITALQNLPDGSMNLWTVGEQRFRIVKIHQQEPFLIAQVLLLPDVCNGCEHRTLHLVHRATDRLEQYVRLLFSPEGSKHFIVELPHNPRVLANTIGAILQVPLIQKQRLLEIDDVAQRLEAGMQLLEQEMERMLQHTVEQSSAKAVHPFRPEGKVVSRN; from the coding sequence ATGGAGCCGCTGATTACGTTGCCGCTGTTTCCATTACATGCTGTATTGTTCCCGGGCATGCCGTTGCCCCTACATGTTTTTGAGGAGCGTTATCGCCAGATGATGCGGATGGTTCTCGAGCAGGATCGCCAGTTCGGCGTAGTGCTTATCCGAGAAGGCAAGGAAGTGGGCGGTCCGGCGATACCGCATCGCTGGGGTACCGTTGCGCGTATCACTGCTTTGCAGAACTTACCCGATGGCAGCATGAACTTGTGGACAGTCGGCGAACAGCGCTTTCGCATCGTGAAAATCCATCAACAGGAACCCTTTTTGATAGCCCAGGTACTGCTTTTGCCAGATGTTTGCAACGGCTGTGAACATCGCACTCTGCACCTAGTTCATCGCGCTACAGATCGTCTGGAACAATATGTACGCCTGCTCTTTAGCCCAGAGGGCAGTAAGCACTTCATCGTGGAGCTTCCTCACAACCCGCGTGTACTTGCGAACACCATAGGAGCTATCCTGCAGGTTCCCCTCATCCAGAAGCAGAGACTCTTGGAAATCGACGACGTAGCACAACGGCTGGAAGCGGGGATGCAGTTGCTGGAGCAGGAGATGGAGAGGATGTTGCAGCATACGGTGGAGCAGTCCTCCGCGAAAGCGGTACATCCGTTCCGCCCGGAAGGGAAAGTTGTCTCGCGGAACTAA